The Nostoc sp. NIES-3756 DNA window ATCGCTTCCAAACTGCGGCGGAGGTATCCCAAGCATTACTATCTATAGACCAACCTAATATCAGTGTCCCCACCCTCCCCGATGTTTCCCGTGTGCAGACAGTTGCAGTTGGTCGTCGTCCCGATGTTGTTCAACCACCCCCACCCGCACCAAACAAACCAGACCCCGTAATTCCCCCCAGTCGTAGTAGTTCAGTGTTAGATAACCCTTTGGCTTTAGGGGCGATAGGTAGTGCTGTAGTCATTCTGGCTGGCGTTGGTTCTTGGGCTTTGGTAAGCTCTATTCGCAGTCATTCATCATCATCTCGTCCGGGTGAAACACCACCACCGCAAAATTTCCCCTCACCGGTAGTTCCTGGTGGTACTACTTTCGCCACTCCAACACCAGAACCAGTAGTCATAAACAAGCGCCTCAATCTAGGAGCCACTAATACAGCTACAGTTACAGATACTATCCAAGCAAATCAGATTATTCAGTATAGTTTCTTTGGGGAAGTAGGAGATAAAATCACTACCTTTGTTGACCAAAGTGACGGCGTATTATTAAGCATTGTCAGAAATCAACAGCCCATTGATGCTAGCGCCCAGCAAGTTACTAATTATGTAGGCATATTACCTGAGACTGGCAGATATACGCTGCGATTGAATCTCAATCCTGGGGTGGCTGCAAGTGACTATAGTTTAACTGTAGCAAGAGAAAAGCCGATTCAAGCAACGCCGACACTCACACCTACGCCGATACTCACACCCACGCCCACAGAAACGCCCACACCCACGCCTACACCCACACTTACACCCACACTTACACCTACACCTACAGAAACGCCTACAGAAACACCTACGCCCACACCTACAGAAACACCTACTTCTGTTCCTGAACTACAAACTACTCCATAAACACCAGCGTAGGCTGTGTATTACAATATCTGTGAGTTTTTAGCTTTAAAAACTAGGAGTAATTTTAGTTACTTCATTAATTACCGTTCTGATTGAGATTATTAAACCAGATTGTTGAAATCACTATTAATTACAGGAACTGATACAGAAGCTGGCAAAACTGCTTTGACTACAGTTTTGGCCGCTTATTGTCAAAAATACTACCCTCAGGGCAGTTGGGGCATTATGAAACCAATTCAATCAGGAATTGGCGATCGCGAATGGTATCAAAACCTATTTACACTGGAGCAATCCACAGCAGAGATGACACCTTTGTACTTTGATGCGCCTCTAGCTCCCCCCATCGCAGCCGCAAAAGAAAATCGAGTGGTGGATTTAGCTATAGTTTGGCAGACTTTAAACCAGTTGCGATCGCGTCTTAGTTTAGTCTTAGTTGAGGGTGTAGGCGGGTTGGGTTCCCCGATAACTGACGAGTTAACAGTGGCAGATTTAGCCGGGGAATGGCGCTTACCCACAGTTTTAGTAGTCCCAGTCAAATTAGGTTCTCTGAGCCATGCAGTAGCTAACGTAGCCTTGGCTAGACAAGCGCGGGTGGATCTTAAAGGTATTGTCTTGAACTGTACACAACCCCGTTCCGAGGAAGAAATCGCTAACTTAACACCAAAAGATTTAATTCAATCTCTTACCAATATCCCAGTTTTAGGCTGCTTACCTTATGTAGATGACTTTTCTGATTTTGAGAAACTAGCGCAAATTGCCTCCAATTTAGATTTAGAAGCACTAAAGTAGGCTGGCAATTATCAGAAACGCATGAATTACATAAAAAATGTGAGTTCGACAGCTGGAAAAAACCCCTCTCCAAACCTCTCCCCTACAAGGAGAGAGGCTTTGAAACCTTAATTTCTTGTTGATACCTCATACTCTATACTCCCCTCTCCGCGTCGGAGAGGGGTTGGGGGAGAGGTCAAAAAAGATTTGTCGAACTCACATTAAAAAATGGGAGTAATTTTTATGATAATTACTCCCATCAAGTTTAATTTCTCAGCACTAAAGTGCTTACTACAAACTATCTAGGCAAACGCGGCGGTTTTTACGTCGTTGTTTGCGAGGATTTCTTGTAACTCATCGGCATCTACGGTTTCTTTATCAACCAGCATTTGCGCGATTTGGTCGAGGATGTGGCGGTTACTTACCAACACGTCTTTAGCACG harbors:
- a CDS encoding serine/threonine-protein kinase, whose amino-acid sequence is MQPPILIGSVLQNRYRIVQILGQGGFGRTYLAEDQRRFNELCAIKELIPTPTATSSWEKAQELFHREAAILYQIENPQIPKFREKFEQDQRLFLVQDYVAGKTYRELLTQRQAAGQTFTELEVLQLIRSLLPVLEHIHGRGIIHRDISPDNIILRDSDSKPVLIDFGVVKELATRLQSPEMTTPVTTVGKLGYSPSEQMQTGRAYPSSDLYALAVTAIVLLTGKEASELFDENQLAWTWQRWVRVKPVFAQIINRMLAHAPGDRFQTAAEVSQALLSIDQPNISVPTLPDVSRVQTVAVGRRPDVVQPPPPAPNKPDPVIPPSRSSSVLDNPLALGAIGSAVVILAGVGSWALVSSIRSHSSSSRPGETPPPQNFPSPVVPGGTTFATPTPEPVVINKRLNLGATNTATVTDTIQANQIIQYSFFGEVGDKITTFVDQSDGVLLSIVRNQQPIDASAQQVTNYVGILPETGRYTLRLNLNPGVAASDYSLTVAREKPIQATPTLTPTPILTPTPTETPTPTPTPTLTPTLTPTPTETPTETPTPTPTETPTSVPELQTTP
- the bioD gene encoding dethiobiotin synthase, with translation MLKSLLITGTDTEAGKTALTTVLAAYCQKYYPQGSWGIMKPIQSGIGDREWYQNLFTLEQSTAEMTPLYFDAPLAPPIAAAKENRVVDLAIVWQTLNQLRSRLSLVLVEGVGGLGSPITDELTVADLAGEWRLPTVLVVPVKLGSLSHAVANVALARQARVDLKGIVLNCTQPRSEEEIANLTPKDLIQSLTNIPVLGCLPYVDDFSDFEKLAQIASNLDLEALK